One window of Bactrocera tryoni isolate S06 chromosome 2, CSIRO_BtryS06_freeze2, whole genome shotgun sequence genomic DNA carries:
- the LOC120768690 gene encoding scaffold attachment factor B1-like → MRVEDIRFENYCVDNISKEERDVEIVDTTEEHDLVVAGNRSTANQGPWILEETKRAKEEVKAGTSSMNEGTISKEAIEGLDNDFEQAIITTTGREDFKRYFIPRESPHFGGSRVDGCFVTDATMDLEPPDERQNVEMAIKDADDRSMTVQDAVLNPKAKKKKPMACLPIKHIGQLPKEKCSEEENTKVQKKKRHIKGKSLSTGKLTTSSRNLWVSGLSSLTRASDLKGIFSKYGKVIGAKVVTNTRTPGTRCYSYVTMSSSSDASRSVAKRRVDTTKKYEDKKIRYTTSKTRDDKCKTIDTKDDASKKPEVEKDKQRDKEKSAGYCCNEVAEIVMSKLIQHRKEHSHRERHLVGEHDTITN, encoded by the coding sequence ATGCGCGTAGAAGATATCCGCTTCGAGAACTATTGCGTTGATAACATATCGAAAGAAGAAAGAGATGTTGAAATTGTTGACACAACGGAGGAGCATGACTTGGTGGTGGCTGGCAACAGGTCGACAGCTAATCAAGGACCATGGATCCTGGAAGAAACGAAGAGAGCTAAAGAGGAGGTTAAAGCGGGCACCTCCTCAATGAACGAGGGTACAATCAGTAAAGAAGCAATTGAGGGTTTGGATAATGATTTTGAACAAGCGATTATAACAACCACGGGAAGAGAAGACTTTAAGAGGTACTTTATTCCCCGGGAGAGTCCTCACTTCGGAGGAAGTAGGGTAGATGGTTGTTTTGTTACAGATGCAACAATGGATCTGGAACCGCCTGATGAAAGGCAAAATGTAGAAATGGCAATTAAAGACGCTGACGATAGAAGTATGACAGTGCAAGATGCAGTACTAAATCCAAAGGCCAAGAAGAAGAAACCGATGGCATGTCTACCAATCAAACACATAGGACAATTACCGAAAGAGAAATGCAGTGAAGAGGAGAATACCAAGGTACAAAAAAAGAAGCGACACATCAAAGGTAAATCGTTGTCCACTGGAAAGCTGACAACATCTTCACGTAATCTTTGGGTATCCGGGTTATCTTCATTAACGAGAGCCAGTGATCTGAAAggtatattttctaaatatggaAAAGTTATCGGAGCCAAGGTGGTCACCAACACCCGAACTCCGGGTACACGTTGTTATAGCTACGTAACAATGTCATCATCATCGGATGCCAGTCGAAGTGTCGCCAAAAGACGTGtggatacaacaaaaaaatatgaagacaAGAAGATACGATACACAACTTCTAAGACGAGAGACGACAAATGTAAAACTATTGATACAAAAGACGATGCATCAAAGAAACCTGAAGTGGAGAAGGATAAGCAACGCGATAAAGAAAAGTCAGCAGGATACTGTTGTAACGAAGTTGCAGAAATAGTGATGAGCAAATTAATTCAACATAGAAAGGAGCATAGTCATCGTGAACGTCACTTAGTTGGCGAACATGACACGATCACAAACTGA